The following are encoded together in the Coffea arabica cultivar ET-39 chromosome 1c, Coffea Arabica ET-39 HiFi, whole genome shotgun sequence genome:
- the LOC113728910 gene encoding histone H4: MSGRGKGGKGLGKGGAKRHRKVLRDNIQGITKPAIRRLARRGGVKRISGLIYEETRGVLKIFLENVIRDAVTYTEHARRKTVTAMDVVYALKRQGRTLYGFGG; the protein is encoded by the coding sequence ATGTCCGGCCGTGGAAAGGGAGGTAAGGGTTTGGGCAAGGGCGGAGCCAAGAGGCACAGGAAGGTTCTGAGGGACAACATCCAGGGCATCACCAAGCCGGCAATTCGTCGTCTGGCCAGAAGAGGTGGTGTCAAGCGGATTTCGGGGCTGATCTATGAAGAAACTCGCGGAGTCCTGAAGATTTTCCTGGAGAATGTCATCCGTGATGCAGTGACCTATACCGAGCATGCTCGCCGCAAGACTGTAACTGCTATGGACGTGGTTTATGCTTTGAAGAGGCAGGGTAGGACTCTTTATGGATTTGGGGGTTAG
- the LOC113728896 gene encoding putative FBD-associated F-box protein At5g56430 isoform X2, with the protein MKNLFEILNRILHLRGNLRTTKFRFVSSDHFGPKKLFDLMDVVARCDLEVLDIELTSDSIRDLPWCLFGSDNLVVLKLSGELELDLSDDVSFPNLKILWLKSVKYFNDTSVEKLLSGCPVLEELDVNRPREDNVWNYVISVPSLKRLTLDFSSLQGDPDDDDYLYLSESESDSDQDVKREHHLFVDAPKLEYLKLVDHMSDDISITKMPCLSQAHICVEKYYYMDEGVKPYYESDAFGILRAISNVKCLCLTGYTLRTLVNSENTGMPIFRNLVNLELGFDSWNGPEMLPTLLRASPKLETLYLPEGITCPGERYYNVNEDIFFEYQWKPPKEVPECLLSSLKTVEIWKLCGEEEEELKLVKYFLKNAMVLEKMTIVFHYFPCHDNGMDCFSVKEDVLKKYPRGSPSSKLRVYTPVLVTKE; encoded by the exons ATGAAGAATTTGTTCGAGATTCTTAATCGCATTTTGCATCTTCGTGGCAATTTAAGAACTACAAAGTTTCGGTTTGTGTCTTCAGATCATTTTGGCCCCAAAAAACTGTTTGACTTGATGGATGTTGTAGCAAGGTGTGATCTTGAAGTGCTTGATATTGAATTGACATCTGATTCTATTAGAGATTTGCCTTGGTGCCTTTTTGGGAGTGATAATCTAGTCGTTTTAAAGCTCAGTGGGGAACTAGAACTAGACCTTTCTGACGATGtttcatttccaaatttaaAAATCCTCTGGCTTAAATCAGTGAAGTACTTTAATGATACATCCGTTGAGAAGCTACTTTCTGGTTGTCCTGTCCTTGAGGAGTTGGATGTGAATAGACCTCGTGAAGATAATGTTTGGAATTATGTAATCTCGGTGCCTTCACTGAAAAGGTTGACATTGGATTTTTCTAGTCTCCAAGGGGATCCGGATGATGATGATTATCTCTACTTGTCAGAATCAGAATCAGACAGTGATCAAGATGTTAAGAGAGAGCACCACCTTTTTGTTGATGCACCAAAGCTTGAATATCTTAAACTCGTTGATCATATGTCAGATGATATATCGATCACCAAGATGCCCTGCCTATCTCAAGCGCACATTTGTGTGGAGAAATACTACTATATGGATGAGGGTGTAAAACCTTATTACGAGAGTGACGCTTTTGGAATTCTCAGGGCTATCTCTAACGTGAAATGCTTATGCTTGACTGGTTATACTTTACGG ACCCTGGTCAATAGTGAGAATACGGGAATGCCAATATTTCGCAACCTAGTCAATCTGGAGTTAGGTTTCGATTCGTGGAATGGCCCAGAAATGCTTCCAACTCTGCTCAGAGCATCTCCCAAATTAGAGACCTTATACTTGCCTGAG GGAATTACGTGTCCTGGTGAAAGATATTACAATGTTAACGAGGATATATTCTTTGAGTACCAATGGAAACCTCCAAAAGAAGTCCCAGAATGTCTTCTTTCTAGTCTTAAGACCGTGGAAATTTGGAAGCTCTGTggtgaagaagaggaagagctGAAGCTAGTCAAGTATTTTCTGAAAAATGCTATGGTTTTGGAGAAGATGACAATTGTCTTTCACTACTTCCCCTGCCATGATAACGGCATGGATTGTTTCTCTGTGAAAGAAGATGTTCTGAAGAAGTATCCAAGGGGCTCGCCTTCTTCTAAGCTTCGTGTATATACCCCCGTATTAGTTACGAAAGAATAG
- the LOC113728890 gene encoding ACT domain-containing protein ACR9-like isoform X1 has protein sequence MGLPSDDAVVIHKGKVPGDPYVITVNCPDKTGLGCDICRTILDFGLCICKGDITTDGRWCYIVLWVIPHARSPAVRWPNLKERLLSVCPSCSVSFYLNQPSSIGTPSPVYLLKYCGLDRKGLLHDVTQVLCYLELTIQRVKVTTTPDGRILDLFFITDNLELLHKKERQDETCAQLQAVLGESCFSCELQLAGSGYDNLQSMSSLSPAVAEELFRYVLSDKEIRAQALSSDVTKLKKSSVIVDNSLSPAHTLLQINCVDHKGFLYDILRTLKDYGIQISFGRFSLVNNGHRELDLFIRQKDGKKILDPEKQESLCSRLKVEMLHPLRVIITNRGPDTELLVANPVELSGKGRPRVFYDVTHALKTLGICIFLAEIGRHLTADREWEVYRFLLDENCRFQLSNMVVRNQIVDKVRRTLMGW, from the exons ATGGGTTTGCCCAGCGATGACGCCGTAGTCATACACAAAGGGAAGGTACCGGGCGACCCTTACGTCATCACCGTGAATTGTCCCGATAAGACCGGCCTTGGCTGCGATATTTGCCGCACAATCCTCGACTTTGGACTCTGTATCTGCAAAGGAG ATATTACAACCGACGGCAGATGGTGCTACATAGTATTATGGGTAATTCCTCATGCAAGATCACCGGCTGTGAGATGGCCAAATTTGAAAGAGCGCCTTTTGTCTGTCTGCCCATCTTGCTCGGTTTCGTTTTACTTGAACCAGCCATCTTCGATCGGTACACCTTCTCCAGTGTATCTATTGAAATATTGCGGCCTTGATCGAAAAGGGTTACTGCATG ATGTCACTCAAGTTTTGTGCTATCTTGAACTTACAATTCAGAGAGTAAAAGTGACTACGACACCAGATGGTCGTATTTTGGACCTCTTCTTCATAACAGACAACTT GGAGCTCTTACACAAGAAAGAAAGGCAAGATGAAACATGTGCCCAACTACAAGCTGTTTTAGGTGAATCATGCTTTAGTTGTGAACTTCAGTTGGCAGGGTCTGGGTATGACAACCTTCAGAGCATGTCTTCCCTTTCTCCTGCTGTCGCTGAAGAATTGTTTAGATATGTGCTGTCAGACAAGGAGATTCGCGCACAAGCTCTAAGCTCAGATGTTACAAAGTTGAAAAAGTCGAGTGTAATAGTCGATAACTCCTTGAGTCCGGCTCATACATTGCTTCAGATTAACTGTGTTGATCACAAGGGTTTTCTTTATGATATACTGCGGACACTGAAAGATTATGGTATACAG ATATCttttggccgattctctcttgTTAATAATGGTCATCGGGAGTTAGACCTCTTTATCCGACAGAAGGACGGGAAAAAGATTCTGGATCCTGAGAAGCAGGAGTCTTTATGTTCTCGCTTGAAGGTGGAAATGCTTCACCCATTGCGTGTAATTATCACAAACCGTGGACCAGATACCGAACTTTTGGTTGCCAACCCTGTTGAGTTATCTGGAAAGGGCAGACCGCGGGTGTTCTATGATGTCACGCATGCACTTAAGACTCTTGGGATATGCATCTTCTTG GCTGAAATTGGAAGGCATCTAACAGCTGATCGTGAATGGGAGGTGTACAGGTTCCTTTTAGATGAAAACTGCAGATTCCAATTATCAAATATGGTTGTAAGGAATCAGATTGTAGACAAGGTTAGAAGAACGTTAATGGGCTGGTGA
- the LOC113728896 gene encoding FBD-associated F-box protein At4g10400 isoform X1 — MDANLDILVSKQQKIIDDGAASVCLDRLSNLPDELLCQILSFLPTKYAVRTGILSSRWKDLWVSVPTLDFKVHFWREFQGNYDKHKVKSFVKPRMKNLFEILNRILHLRGNLRTTKFRFVSSDHFGPKKLFDLMDVVARCDLEVLDIELTSDSIRDLPWCLFGSDNLVVLKLSGELELDLSDDVSFPNLKILWLKSVKYFNDTSVEKLLSGCPVLEELDVNRPREDNVWNYVISVPSLKRLTLDFSSLQGDPDDDDYLYLSESESDSDQDVKREHHLFVDAPKLEYLKLVDHMSDDISITKMPCLSQAHICVEKYYYMDEGVKPYYESDAFGILRAISNVKCLCLTGYTLRTLVNSENTGMPIFRNLVNLELGFDSWNGPEMLPTLLRASPKLETLYLPEGITCPGERYYNVNEDIFFEYQWKPPKEVPECLLSSLKTVEIWKLCGEEEEELKLVKYFLKNAMVLEKMTIVFHYFPCHDNGMDCFSVKEDVLKKYPRGSPSSKLRVYTPVLVTKE, encoded by the exons ATGGATGCAAATCTTGATATATTAGTCTCCAAACAACAGAAAATTATTGATGATGGGGCAGCCTCGGTTTGTTTAGACAGACTTAGCAACTTACCTGATGAACTTTTGTGtcaaattttgtcttttcttCCAACCAAATATGCTGTTCGGACTGGGATTTTATCATCAAGGTGGAAGGACCTTTGGGTTTCAGTCCCGACTCTTGATTTTAAAGTCCATTTTTGGAGGGAGTTTCAGGGCAATTATGATAAGCATAAGGTCAAGAGTTTTGTGAAGCCACGCATGAAGAATTTGTTCGAGATTCTTAATCGCATTTTGCATCTTCGTGGCAATTTAAGAACTACAAAGTTTCGGTTTGTGTCTTCAGATCATTTTGGCCCCAAAAAACTGTTTGACTTGATGGATGTTGTAGCAAGGTGTGATCTTGAAGTGCTTGATATTGAATTGACATCTGATTCTATTAGAGATTTGCCTTGGTGCCTTTTTGGGAGTGATAATCTAGTCGTTTTAAAGCTCAGTGGGGAACTAGAACTAGACCTTTCTGACGATGtttcatttccaaatttaaAAATCCTCTGGCTTAAATCAGTGAAGTACTTTAATGATACATCCGTTGAGAAGCTACTTTCTGGTTGTCCTGTCCTTGAGGAGTTGGATGTGAATAGACCTCGTGAAGATAATGTTTGGAATTATGTAATCTCGGTGCCTTCACTGAAAAGGTTGACATTGGATTTTTCTAGTCTCCAAGGGGATCCGGATGATGATGATTATCTCTACTTGTCAGAATCAGAATCAGACAGTGATCAAGATGTTAAGAGAGAGCACCACCTTTTTGTTGATGCACCAAAGCTTGAATATCTTAAACTCGTTGATCATATGTCAGATGATATATCGATCACCAAGATGCCCTGCCTATCTCAAGCGCACATTTGTGTGGAGAAATACTACTATATGGATGAGGGTGTAAAACCTTATTACGAGAGTGACGCTTTTGGAATTCTCAGGGCTATCTCTAACGTGAAATGCTTATGCTTGACTGGTTATACTTTACGG ACCCTGGTCAATAGTGAGAATACGGGAATGCCAATATTTCGCAACCTAGTCAATCTGGAGTTAGGTTTCGATTCGTGGAATGGCCCAGAAATGCTTCCAACTCTGCTCAGAGCATCTCCCAAATTAGAGACCTTATACTTGCCTGAG GGAATTACGTGTCCTGGTGAAAGATATTACAATGTTAACGAGGATATATTCTTTGAGTACCAATGGAAACCTCCAAAAGAAGTCCCAGAATGTCTTCTTTCTAGTCTTAAGACCGTGGAAATTTGGAAGCTCTGTggtgaagaagaggaagagctGAAGCTAGTCAAGTATTTTCTGAAAAATGCTATGGTTTTGGAGAAGATGACAATTGTCTTTCACTACTTCCCCTGCCATGATAACGGCATGGATTGTTTCTCTGTGAAAGAAGATGTTCTGAAGAAGTATCCAAGGGGCTCGCCTTCTTCTAAGCTTCGTGTATATACCCCCGTATTAGTTACGAAAGAATAG
- the LOC113728890 gene encoding ACT domain-containing protein ACR9-like isoform X2: MGLPSDDAVVIHKGKVPGDPYVITVNCPDKTGLGCDICRTILDFGLCICKGDITTDGRWCYIVLWVIPHARSPAVRWPNLKERLLSVCPSCSVSFYLNQPSSIGTPSPVYLLKYCGLDRKGLLHDVTQVLCYLELTIQRVKVTTTPDGRILDLFFITDNLELLHKKERQDETCAQLQAVLGESCFSCELQLAGSGYDNLQSMSSLSPAVAEELFRYVLSDKEIRAQALSSDVTKLKKSSVIVDNSLSPAHTLLQINCVDHKGFLYDILRTLKDYGIQISFGRFSLVNNGHRELDLFIRQKDGKKILDPEKQESLCSRLKVEMLHPLRVIITNRGPDTELLVANPVELSGKGRPRVFYDVTHALKTLGICIFLDHKI; this comes from the exons ATGGGTTTGCCCAGCGATGACGCCGTAGTCATACACAAAGGGAAGGTACCGGGCGACCCTTACGTCATCACCGTGAATTGTCCCGATAAGACCGGCCTTGGCTGCGATATTTGCCGCACAATCCTCGACTTTGGACTCTGTATCTGCAAAGGAG ATATTACAACCGACGGCAGATGGTGCTACATAGTATTATGGGTAATTCCTCATGCAAGATCACCGGCTGTGAGATGGCCAAATTTGAAAGAGCGCCTTTTGTCTGTCTGCCCATCTTGCTCGGTTTCGTTTTACTTGAACCAGCCATCTTCGATCGGTACACCTTCTCCAGTGTATCTATTGAAATATTGCGGCCTTGATCGAAAAGGGTTACTGCATG ATGTCACTCAAGTTTTGTGCTATCTTGAACTTACAATTCAGAGAGTAAAAGTGACTACGACACCAGATGGTCGTATTTTGGACCTCTTCTTCATAACAGACAACTT GGAGCTCTTACACAAGAAAGAAAGGCAAGATGAAACATGTGCCCAACTACAAGCTGTTTTAGGTGAATCATGCTTTAGTTGTGAACTTCAGTTGGCAGGGTCTGGGTATGACAACCTTCAGAGCATGTCTTCCCTTTCTCCTGCTGTCGCTGAAGAATTGTTTAGATATGTGCTGTCAGACAAGGAGATTCGCGCACAAGCTCTAAGCTCAGATGTTACAAAGTTGAAAAAGTCGAGTGTAATAGTCGATAACTCCTTGAGTCCGGCTCATACATTGCTTCAGATTAACTGTGTTGATCACAAGGGTTTTCTTTATGATATACTGCGGACACTGAAAGATTATGGTATACAG ATATCttttggccgattctctcttgTTAATAATGGTCATCGGGAGTTAGACCTCTTTATCCGACAGAAGGACGGGAAAAAGATTCTGGATCCTGAGAAGCAGGAGTCTTTATGTTCTCGCTTGAAGGTGGAAATGCTTCACCCATTGCGTGTAATTATCACAAACCGTGGACCAGATACCGAACTTTTGGTTGCCAACCCTGTTGAGTTATCTGGAAAGGGCAGACCGCGGGTGTTCTATGATGTCACGCATGCACTTAAGACTCTTGGGATATGCATCTTCTTG GATCAcaagatttga
- the LOC113728903 gene encoding small ribosomal subunit protein uS8-like — MVRVSVLNDALKSMYNAEKRGKRQVMIRPSSKVIIKFLLVMQKHGYIGEFEYVDDHRAGKIVVELNGRLNKCGVISPRFDVCVKEIEPWTARLLPSRQFGYIVLTTSAGIMDHEEARRKNVGGKMLGFFY; from the exons ATGGTGAGAGTCTCTGTCTTGAATGATGCTTTAAAAAGCATGTACAATGcggaaaaaagagggaaaaggcAAGTCATGATCAGGCCTTCTTCAAAAGTGATTATCAAGTTCCTCCTGGTCATGCAGAAGCATG GATATATAGGAGAATTCGAGTATGTTGATGACCATAGAGCTGGAAaaattgtggttgaattgaatGGGAGGCTCAACAAGTGTGGGGTTATTAGCCCTCGGTTTGATGTTTGTGTCAAAGAAATTGAGCCTTGGACTGCAAGACTGCTCCCCTCAAGACAG TTTGGTTACATTGTATTGACAACATCTGCGGGAATTATGGATCATGAGGAAGCTCGAAGGAAAAACGTTGGTGGGAAAATGCTCGGCTTCTTTTACTAG